The following are from one region of the Candidatus Krumholzibacteriia bacterium genome:
- a CDS encoding penicillin-binding protein activator LpoB, which produces MTVVRRLIPLATLAVLALGLSACGGRTVQRIDTDTQVDLSGNWNDTDSRLVSEEVIADALTAPWITRFEATHTDRPTVIVGIVRNRTDEFIAVETFTKDMERAFVNSGRVRVVASSTEREQLRDERADQQDFSSPETVKAFGREVGADFMLLGTINKITDQEGGERVVFYQVDLELTSIETNEKVWIGGKKHKKFIEL; this is translated from the coding sequence ATGACCGTCGTCCGTCGTCTGATCCCCCTGGCCACCCTGGCCGTCCTCGCGCTCGGTCTGTCGGCCTGCGGGGGTCGCACCGTCCAGCGCATCGACACCGACACCCAGGTCGACCTCAGCGGGAACTGGAACGACACCGACTCGCGCCTGGTGAGCGAGGAAGTGATCGCCGACGCCCTGACCGCGCCCTGGATCACCCGTTTCGAGGCCACCCACACCGATCGCCCGACCGTGATCGTGGGGATCGTGCGCAACCGCACCGACGAGTTCATCGCCGTGGAGACCTTCACCAAGGACATGGAGCGTGCCTTCGTGAACAGCGGTCGGGTGCGCGTGGTGGCCAGCAGCACCGAGCGCGAGCAGCTGCGCGACGAGCGGGCCGACCAGCAGGACTTCTCGAGTCCCGAGACGGTCAAGGCCTTCGGCCGCGAGGTCGGCGCCGACTTCATGCTCCTGGGCACCATCAACAAGATCACCGACCAGGAGGGCGGCGAGCGGGTCGTCTTCTACCAGGTGGACCTGGAGCTGACCTCGATCGAGACCAACGAGAAGGTCTGGATCGGCGGGAAGAAGCACAAGAAGTTCATCGAGCTCTGA
- the tig gene encoding trigger factor, whose product MTETSQVRIDLEEAESFQRVAHVTVETEHMEKLRDRVARKLAKKVRMDGFRPGKVPVRVVRQQMPGAVEQDALEELVPEVYKQILDEHDDLHPIADPRVENFDMGEGQPITFDLAIEVRPDVDITGLEAVEVTRYLPPVTDDRVDDALKDLAERHATWHELDEGAAEEGDAVLMDMVPLDDEKNPVEDERVDDQAVLVGGDGNLPEINAALVGMQVGEETDVEVNYPVDFPNEELRGSIRTLRIEVKEIRRKDTPELDDDFAREHSDKETLDELREDVRERMTKGVQRESDRQVRDAIVDRLLAINTLPVPPSLEQRYLDAMLHDAIHRQQGGDPDDHDHDITDEMREQFAEAYRPVAQRAVRKMILVDNLRRQNDVKATDEELETRLAELAEEQGTSPEQMRSLIERAGNLDRLRGDLEEDKVFDLLEEKATITVKEELPPAPESVTTQQQDEVNVKE is encoded by the coding sequence ATGACCGAAACGTCCCAGGTCCGCATCGATCTCGAGGAGGCCGAGAGCTTCCAGCGGGTGGCGCACGTCACCGTCGAGACCGAGCACATGGAGAAGCTGCGTGACCGGGTCGCGCGCAAGCTGGCCAAGAAGGTTCGCATGGACGGCTTCCGCCCGGGCAAGGTCCCGGTGCGCGTGGTCCGTCAGCAGATGCCCGGCGCCGTCGAGCAGGACGCGCTCGAGGAGCTCGTCCCGGAGGTCTACAAGCAGATCCTCGACGAGCACGACGACCTGCACCCGATCGCCGACCCGCGCGTCGAGAACTTCGACATGGGCGAGGGGCAGCCGATCACCTTCGACCTGGCGATCGAGGTCCGGCCCGACGTGGACATCACCGGGCTCGAGGCCGTCGAGGTCACCCGCTACCTGCCGCCGGTGACCGACGACCGCGTCGACGATGCGCTGAAGGACCTGGCCGAGCGCCACGCCACCTGGCACGAGCTCGACGAGGGCGCCGCCGAGGAAGGCGACGCGGTGCTCATGGACATGGTTCCGCTCGACGACGAGAAGAACCCCGTCGAGGACGAGCGCGTCGACGACCAGGCGGTCCTGGTGGGTGGCGACGGCAACCTGCCCGAGATCAATGCGGCGCTGGTGGGCATGCAGGTGGGCGAGGAGACCGACGTCGAGGTCAACTACCCCGTGGACTTCCCCAACGAGGAGCTGCGCGGATCCATCCGGACCCTGCGGATCGAGGTCAAGGAGATCCGCCGCAAGGACACCCCGGAGCTCGACGACGACTTCGCGAGGGAGCACTCCGACAAGGAGACCCTGGACGAGCTGCGCGAGGACGTGCGCGAGCGCATGACCAAGGGTGTGCAGCGCGAGAGCGACCGGCAGGTCCGCGACGCCATCGTCGACCGGCTGCTGGCCATCAACACCCTGCCCGTGCCGCCCAGTCTGGAGCAGCGCTACCTCGACGCCATGCTCCACGACGCGATCCACCGGCAGCAGGGCGGCGATCCCGACGACCACGACCACGACATCACCGACGAGATGCGCGAGCAGTTCGCCGAGGCCTACCGCCCGGTGGCACAGCGCGCGGTGCGCAAGATGATCCTGGTCGACAACCTGCGCCGACAGAACGACGTGAAGGCCACCGACGAGGAGCTCGAGACCCGGCTGGCCGAGTTGGCCGAGGAGCAGGGAACCAGTCCGGAGCAGATGCGTTCCCTGATCGAGCGAGCCGGCAACCTGGACCGGCTGCGCGGGGACCTGGAAGAAGACAAGGTCTTCGACCTTCTCGAGGAGAAGGCGACGATCACCGTGAAGGAAGAGCTGCCGCCCGCGCCCGAGTCGGTGACGACGCAGCAGCAGGACGAAGTCAACGTCAAGGAGTGA
- a CDS encoding PPC domain-containing protein, whose protein sequence is MLVRRRGALLLALVSLFLVATAPLAEATTPDLKLQRAKQADRDGYSPSLLLRAAQIAEVEPNDIPADAQEIAVGDVVDAGVPDGDVDWFRIDASTETWVAVSTAPIDGSVTDTVLELFESDGTSLIATDDDAGVGLYSALTGITVPDDGVVYARITRFSSVGDDAYRLAVEPSDAPPAPPVNDLPETAEVLEGCNVVVQGTTVGATNQLDVLACVNPDALGGDVYYQVEVPYSYQLTIQIEPDGAFDPAAYLFADPTDPAGSCVAGIDEAFTGENETLLFTNESADELPVTLYLAIDGWDPQRAGSFSAALSCDFVVDTGDESFGSLKARF, encoded by the coding sequence ATGCTGGTCCGACGCAGAGGAGCTCTGCTCCTCGCCCTCGTAAGCCTGTTCCTCGTCGCCACGGCGCCGCTCGCCGAGGCGACCACTCCCGACCTCAAGTTGCAGCGGGCCAAGCAGGCCGATCGCGACGGATATTCGCCTTCGCTCCTGCTCCGGGCCGCTCAGATCGCCGAGGTCGAGCCCAACGACATTCCCGCGGACGCGCAGGAGATCGCGGTCGGTGACGTCGTCGATGCCGGGGTTCCCGACGGAGACGTCGACTGGTTCCGGATCGACGCCAGCACGGAGACCTGGGTCGCGGTCTCGACCGCACCGATCGACGGCAGCGTCACCGACACCGTGCTCGAGCTCTTCGAGTCCGACGGCACGTCGTTGATCGCCACCGACGACGACGCCGGTGTCGGTCTCTACTCGGCGTTGACCGGGATCACGGTCCCGGACGACGGGGTGGTCTACGCCCGGATCACCCGCTTCTCGAGTGTCGGCGACGACGCCTACCGCCTCGCGGTGGAGCCGTCGGATGCGCCGCCCGCACCACCGGTGAACGACCTGCCCGAGACCGCCGAGGTCCTCGAGGGGTGCAACGTGGTGGTGCAGGGGACGACGGTCGGCGCCACGAACCAGCTCGACGTGCTGGCCTGCGTGAATCCCGACGCCCTCGGCGGCGACGTCTACTACCAGGTCGAGGTCCCGTACAGCTACCAGCTGACGATCCAGATCGAGCCCGACGGTGCCTTCGATCCCGCCGCCTATCTGTTCGCCGATCCCACGGATCCGGCCGGCAGTTGCGTGGCGGGGATCGACGAGGCCTTCACGGGCGAGAACGAGACGCTCCTGTTCACGAACGAGAGCGCCGACGAGCTGCCCGTGACCCTGTACCTGGCGATCGACGGATGGGATCCGCAGCGCGCGGGTTCGTTCAGCGCCGCCCTTTCCTGCGACTTCGTCGTCGACACCGGCGACGAGAGTTTCGGGAGCCTGAAGGCCCGCTTCTGA
- a CDS encoding enoyl-CoA hydratase-related protein codes for MELRNLRCETDDGIAVVTLDRPKALNALDTETLRELDGLLDQLAADDTVRVLILTGAGEKAFVAGADIKELSELSPLRARAHAAFGQAVFSKLESLGKPSIAAVNGFALGGGLELAMACTLRLASEKAKLGLPEMTLGLIPGFGGTQRLSRLVGQGHARFLVLTGGMIDAEHAGRIGLVNDVVAPEALMDRARELATQLAGFSAATLRLAEQTVRQGAEMAFDEALAYEAAQFGVAASTGDAKEGMAAFVEKRKPEFRGH; via the coding sequence ATGGAACTCCGCAATCTCCGCTGCGAGACCGACGACGGAATCGCCGTCGTCACCCTGGATCGGCCCAAGGCCCTGAACGCGCTCGACACCGAGACGCTGCGCGAGCTCGACGGGCTGCTCGACCAGCTGGCCGCCGACGACACGGTCCGCGTGCTGATCCTGACCGGAGCGGGGGAGAAGGCTTTCGTCGCCGGGGCCGACATCAAGGAGCTGTCCGAGCTCAGCCCTCTCCGGGCGCGTGCCCACGCCGCCTTCGGGCAGGCCGTGTTCTCGAAGCTCGAGTCGCTGGGCAAGCCCTCGATCGCCGCGGTCAACGGATTCGCCCTGGGCGGGGGCCTGGAGTTGGCCATGGCGTGCACGCTGCGCTTGGCCAGCGAGAAGGCGAAGCTCGGTCTGCCCGAGATGACCCTCGGTCTGATTCCCGGCTTCGGCGGGACCCAGCGACTGTCGCGTCTGGTGGGGCAGGGGCATGCCCGGTTCCTGGTCCTGACCGGCGGCATGATCGACGCCGAACACGCCGGCCGGATCGGCCTGGTGAACGACGTGGTCGCCCCCGAGGCCCTGATGGACCGTGCCCGTGAGCTGGCGACCCAGCTCGCCGGGTTCAGCGCGGCGACCCTGCGTCTGGCCGAGCAGACCGTACGGCAGGGGGCCGAGATGGCCTTCGACGAGGCCCTGGCCTACGAGGCCGCTCAGTTCGGTGTGGCCGCCTCGACCGGCGACGCGAAGGAGGGCATGGCCGCCTTCGTCGAGAAGCGCAAGCCGGAGTTCCGGGGCCACTGA
- a CDS encoding isoamylase early set domain-containing protein, with the protein MERTMGGRTGSERRARRRLGRVFTAYALALVVSAVAAGVARADASVHPLDGFAAASLDRATDRRDSLARGFNPAQLPLLVASVSADSTLTAGRRETLYTAFARWHFWTGARWDSRGRGLWSVDAATVPVGTGHQGAVLAAHASLELVQLAALARLAGSLDQPYDALVWWTDHARLEDRLQRLLLDGHVGAHTDLDSLGARRRALGISTAVALATGLPVAPATARETQWRLWTGRVPRDVDDVDGADRIHALERAETLLGWGDDPGLRVLDPQIMAGLIRAGIDRLADVALSRTVREALDAAGLRTEGTLRLRLGAHEPTLRTGALAPRPLERARAAVHALDRMGVLSRARSETLPARVDSVVAHGDDAARDRLVSDLTALLAAWRAQDPGEHALLWSERRAGRQPIAREGSVFRWSDVDAGLWQSRALDLLTEDVVAHHLGAHPRSPWRGRIEPAVIGRGDPAALRIETTRAVPGAADTLMARVLWTDGRRVLPARPVELVREGDTWTSGLGTTPDRIGLWQAVVEGLPGALRLPPAVAVVDPLQLRVVALGRRGRALTYRAEVTSQVADPVHARLQVEAPVSFEVDPGMQHDFVVEAGAAYVWDVELRPDPNGGPALHPVRFDLFDDRDQVASARTRASVPFQWLRLGPLEPRGEVPVDHEYAPDRSIDLARRFDGVMRTVGWSRLPSSRVGADGWIRLSDSDDPEAVHYVFTAFTTGSRESVIRLESNAAATARVNGRLVGRTAAWGGDDEAEVRFDAGTNFLLVKLHAPGRRPARARIEVRDIDGQPLRGVSNALESLLDQYAYLTRTQDADEQDTRTLDRESMRLVPFTFDAPDAGSVSVVGSFNGWSPTATRMVRRDDGRWQAKVRLQPGRFEYKFAVDGSRWIADPSNPEAVDDGFGGRNSVLVVE; encoded by the coding sequence GTGGAACGCACGATGGGAGGCCGAACCGGTTCCGAGCGCCGCGCGCGCCGCCGCCTGGGCCGCGTCTTCACCGCCTACGCGCTGGCGCTGGTCGTTTCGGCCGTCGCGGCCGGCGTGGCCCGGGCCGACGCCTCGGTGCACCCGCTCGACGGCTTCGCCGCGGCCTCGCTCGACCGTGCGACCGACCGGCGCGACAGCCTGGCCCGAGGCTTCAACCCCGCCCAACTGCCCTTGCTCGTGGCGAGCGTGTCCGCGGACTCCACGCTGACTGCCGGACGACGCGAGACCCTGTACACCGCGTTCGCGCGGTGGCACTTCTGGACCGGTGCCCGATGGGACTCCCGGGGACGCGGTCTGTGGTCGGTCGACGCCGCCACCGTGCCGGTCGGAACCGGCCACCAGGGCGCGGTCCTGGCGGCCCACGCGAGCCTCGAGCTGGTACAACTGGCGGCCCTGGCGCGTCTGGCCGGATCTCTGGACCAGCCCTACGACGCCCTCGTGTGGTGGACCGACCACGCACGGCTGGAGGATCGACTGCAGCGCCTCCTGCTGGACGGCCACGTCGGAGCCCACACCGATCTCGACTCGCTCGGTGCCCGCCGCCGCGCGCTGGGGATCTCGACCGCGGTGGCATTGGCCACCGGACTGCCCGTCGCCCCGGCGACCGCCCGGGAAACCCAATGGCGACTGTGGACCGGGCGTGTTCCCCGGGACGTCGACGACGTCGACGGAGCCGACCGTATCCACGCGCTCGAGCGCGCCGAGACACTGCTCGGCTGGGGCGACGACCCGGGCCTGCGCGTCCTGGACCCGCAGATCATGGCGGGACTGATCCGTGCCGGGATCGATCGTCTCGCCGACGTCGCGCTGTCGCGCACCGTGCGCGAGGCCCTCGACGCCGCCGGCCTGCGGACCGAAGGAACCCTGCGCCTGCGCCTCGGAGCCCACGAGCCGACGCTGCGCACCGGGGCCCTGGCCCCTCGCCCTCTCGAGCGCGCCCGCGCGGCGGTGCACGCCCTCGATCGCATGGGCGTGCTGTCACGCGCCCGATCCGAGACCCTGCCCGCCCGCGTCGACTCGGTCGTCGCCCACGGCGACGACGCGGCGCGTGATCGCCTGGTGTCCGATCTCACCGCCCTGCTCGCGGCCTGGCGCGCGCAGGATCCCGGCGAGCATGCCCTGCTGTGGTCCGAACGGCGCGCCGGCCGCCAGCCGATCGCCCGCGAGGGATCCGTCTTCCGCTGGAGCGACGTCGACGCCGGACTCTGGCAGTCGCGCGCCCTCGATCTGCTGACCGAGGACGTGGTGGCCCATCACCTGGGCGCCCACCCACGCTCGCCCTGGCGCGGTCGGATCGAGCCGGCCGTGATCGGTCGCGGCGACCCGGCGGCCCTGCGGATCGAGACGACCCGCGCCGTGCCGGGCGCCGCCGACACCCTCATGGCCCGTGTCCTGTGGACCGACGGTCGCCGTGTCCTGCCCGCGCGTCCGGTGGAACTGGTCCGCGAGGGCGACACCTGGACCTCCGGTCTCGGCACGACTCCCGACCGGATCGGCCTGTGGCAGGCGGTGGTCGAGGGCCTGCCCGGCGCCTTGCGTCTGCCACCGGCGGTGGCCGTGGTCGATCCCCTCCAACTGCGCGTGGTCGCCCTCGGGCGCCGCGGACGGGCGCTCACCTATCGCGCCGAGGTCACGAGCCAAGTGGCCGACCCTGTCCACGCCCGTCTGCAGGTCGAAGCACCGGTGTCCTTCGAGGTCGATCCCGGCATGCAGCACGACTTCGTGGTCGAGGCGGGGGCGGCGTACGTCTGGGACGTCGAACTCCGACCCGACCCGAACGGTGGCCCCGCCCTCCATCCCGTGCGATTCGATCTCTTCGACGACCGCGACCAGGTGGCGTCGGCGAGGACTCGGGCCTCGGTCCCCTTCCAGTGGCTGCGTCTCGGCCCCCTGGAGCCCCGGGGCGAAGTACCCGTCGACCACGAGTACGCGCCCGACCGGAGCATCGACCTGGCGCGACGCTTCGATGGCGTGATGCGGACCGTGGGCTGGAGCCGGCTGCCCTCCTCCCGCGTCGGTGCCGACGGTTGGATCCGCCTGTCCGACTCCGACGATCCCGAGGCGGTGCACTACGTGTTCACCGCCTTCACCACCGGCAGCCGCGAGTCGGTGATCCGGCTCGAGTCGAACGCCGCGGCCACGGCCCGGGTGAACGGCCGGCTCGTCGGACGCACGGCGGCCTGGGGTGGCGACGACGAGGCCGAGGTCCGCTTCGACGCGGGCACCAACTTCCTGCTGGTGAAGCTCCACGCCCCTGGACGTCGACCGGCACGCGCGCGGATCGAGGTCCGCGACATCGACGGCCAGCCCCTTCGCGGCGTGTCCAACGCGCTCGAGAGCCTGCTGGACCAGTACGCCTACCTGACCCGCACCCAGGACGCCGACGAGCAGGACACGCGGACCCTCGACCGTGAGAGCATGCGCCTGGTGCCCTTCACCTTCGATGCCCCGGACGCCGGCTCGGTGAGCGTGGTCGGCAGCTTCAACGGCTGGTCGCCGACGGCCACACGCATGGTCCGCCGCGACGACGGCCGCTGGCAGGCCAAGGTCCGCCTGCAGCCGGGCCGCTTCGAGTACAAGTTCGCCGTCGACGGCAGCCGGTGGATCGCCGATCCGTCGAACCCCGAGGCCGTCGACGACGGATTCGGCGGCCGCAATTCCGTGCTGGTCGTCGAATAG
- the clpP gene encoding ATP-dependent Clp endopeptidase proteolytic subunit ClpP, whose protein sequence is MLVPMVVEQTGRGERAYDIYSRLLKDRIVFIGSPIDDNVSNLVIAQLLFLQAEDPERDIYLYVNSPGGSVTAGLAIYDTMQYISNDVATICMGMAASMGAVLLAAGTKGKRSCLPHSRVMIHQPLGGSQGQAAMIEIYTKEILSTRERLYQILADHTGQSLKKIAKDCDRDFFMSATEASEYGLVDKVIEKRSDGSGPSHEGGSGSES, encoded by the coding sequence ATGCTGGTTCCGATGGTCGTCGAGCAGACCGGTCGTGGCGAACGCGCCTACGACATCTACAGCCGTTTGTTGAAGGATCGGATCGTCTTCATCGGTTCGCCGATCGACGACAACGTCAGCAACCTCGTGATCGCCCAGCTGCTGTTCCTGCAGGCCGAGGATCCCGAGCGTGACATCTATCTCTACGTGAACAGCCCGGGCGGTTCGGTCACGGCCGGTCTCGCGATCTACGACACCATGCAGTACATCAGCAACGACGTGGCCACGATCTGCATGGGCATGGCCGCGAGCATGGGCGCCGTCCTGCTGGCCGCCGGCACCAAGGGCAAGCGCAGCTGCCTGCCGCACAGCCGGGTCATGATCCACCAGCCGCTGGGCGGAAGCCAGGGCCAGGCGGCGATGATCGAGATCTACACCAAGGAGATCCTCTCGACCCGCGAGCGGCTCTACCAGATCCTGGCCGATCACACCGGCCAGTCGCTCAAGAAGATCGCCAAGGACTGCGACCGCGACTTCTTCATGTCGGCCACCGAGGCCAGCGAGTACGGCCTGGTCGACAAGGTGATCGAGAAGCGCAGCGACGGCTCCGGGCCGTCCCACGAGGGCGGGTCCGGGTCGGAATCGTGA
- a CDS encoding FlgD immunoglobulin-like domain containing protein, which translates to MPSIIPRIDLVRLAAVCMIGLGLIATGATEAGAQARSATLTTGSATAGPGDSIVVPLSIGELIGTSELEVIKLAVEFDSALLEGVDAVPGAAIAGWPAADLDVQLLEGRVVVSAVTDTPVALTEGELFSLQLQVRDEVLDGASTQFDIVGVADGDPVVLQADVLDDATRTKVLTVDGDFTIEGGLICSPGDVLVDGEIDVADAVVLLRIVVDLIPEPGVLQLCNADADQSGAVDAGDAVVVLRRVVGLARSAPVAALDARLVRDADGARIVVDDAGAVHGLSLDVEGHAVARGVSAQALGVSSELDGRTRLAFASMSPLTSGEPLVIELERAATTDFDGLSLFAADGSEIDVRLSEDRSAVSTRGAVALTNYPNPFNPSTTISYSLPTASRARLELFNARGERVALLVDGRLPAGPGQVVWNGTDANGRTVASGVYFAQLVTDDGTVARQRLMLLK; encoded by the coding sequence ATGCCGAGCATCATCCCCCGCATCGATCTCGTCCGGCTGGCCGCGGTCTGCATGATCGGGTTGGGCCTGATCGCGACCGGTGCCACCGAAGCCGGGGCACAGGCTCGATCGGCCACGCTGACCACCGGCAGCGCCACCGCCGGTCCCGGTGACTCGATCGTCGTTCCGCTGAGCATCGGCGAGCTGATCGGCACCAGCGAGCTCGAGGTGATCAAGCTGGCCGTGGAGTTCGACTCGGCGCTGCTCGAGGGCGTCGACGCCGTTCCCGGCGCCGCGATCGCAGGTTGGCCGGCTGCCGACCTCGACGTGCAATTGCTCGAGGGACGGGTCGTCGTCAGCGCCGTGACCGACACGCCGGTCGCGCTGACCGAGGGCGAGTTGTTCTCGCTGCAGCTCCAGGTCCGGGACGAGGTGCTCGACGGCGCCTCGACGCAGTTCGACATCGTGGGGGTGGCCGACGGCGATCCCGTCGTGCTCCAGGCCGACGTGCTCGACGACGCCACGCGAACCAAGGTCCTCACCGTCGACGGAGACTTCACGATCGAAGGCGGCCTGATCTGTTCGCCGGGCGACGTGCTCGTCGACGGTGAGATCGACGTCGCCGACGCCGTGGTCCTCCTGCGCATCGTGGTGGACCTGATCCCCGAGCCCGGCGTGCTGCAGCTCTGCAACGCCGATGCCGACCAGAGCGGTGCGGTGGATGCGGGCGACGCCGTCGTCGTGCTACGCCGTGTCGTCGGTCTGGCGCGCTCGGCCCCCGTGGCCGCGCTCGATGCCCGCTTGGTGCGGGACGCCGACGGTGCCCGGATCGTCGTCGACGACGCCGGGGCGGTTCATGGCCTCTCGCTCGACGTCGAGGGTCACGCCGTGGCCCGTGGCGTGTCGGCCCAGGCGCTCGGCGTGAGCTCCGAGCTCGACGGACGCACGCGCCTGGCCTTCGCCTCGATGTCGCCGCTCACGTCCGGGGAGCCGCTGGTCATCGAGCTCGAGAGGGCGGCCACGACGGACTTCGACGGTCTGTCGCTCTTCGCCGCCGACGGTTCGGAGATCGACGTCCGTCTGAGCGAGGACCGCAGCGCCGTGTCCACCCGCGGAGCCGTGGCGCTGACCAACTACCCGAACCCCTTCAACCCGAGCACCACGATCTCGTACTCGCTGCCGACGGCGAGCCGGGCCCGTCTCGAGCTGTTCAACGCGCGCGGCGAGCGCGTTGCGCTGCTCGTCGACGGTCGGCTGCCGGCCGGTCCGGGGCAGGTCGTGTGGAACGGCACCGACGCCAACGGTCGCACCGTGGCCAGTGGTGTGTACTTCGCCCAGCTGGTCACCGACGACGGTACGGTGGCCCGCCAGCGCCTGATGCTGTTGAAGTAG
- the clpX gene encoding ATP-dependent Clp protease ATP-binding subunit ClpX — translation MKSRKGTPQVIKCSFCGRGQDEVAKLVSGPSVYICNECIKLCNDILEDELPAVNALETKDFPKPADIKQLLDAYVVGQESPKKTLAVAVYNHYKRINHRRDADDVELDKSNILLVGSTGTGKTLLAQTLARILKVPFAIVDATALTEAGYVGEDVENILVKLLQAADYNLAAAERGIVYIDEIDKVSRKSDNPSITRDVSGEGVQQALLKLLEGTVANVPPQGGRKHPQQKYLEVDTKDILFICGGAFEGLDRVIKQRIGEKILGFEHADQKPDRLDRGRILSKLDPSDLMKYGLIPEMVGRMPVMCSLQELDEESLVRILTEPKNALTRQYEKLFEMEGVELVFEPDALRAVARRAIDRRTGARGLRAILEELMLELMYEIPSSKEILRVVITRETLEDGVSPDIYTDGDQIYVKQA, via the coding sequence ATGAAGTCTCGCAAGGGCACACCCCAGGTGATCAAGTGCTCGTTCTGCGGGCGCGGACAGGACGAGGTCGCCAAGCTGGTGTCCGGCCCGTCGGTCTACATCTGCAACGAGTGCATCAAGCTCTGCAACGACATCCTCGAGGACGAGCTGCCGGCGGTCAACGCGCTCGAGACCAAGGACTTCCCCAAGCCGGCCGACATCAAGCAGCTGCTCGACGCCTACGTCGTGGGTCAGGAGTCGCCGAAGAAGACCCTGGCCGTTGCGGTGTACAACCACTACAAGCGGATCAACCACCGCCGCGACGCAGACGACGTCGAGCTCGACAAGAGCAACATCCTGCTGGTCGGATCCACCGGGACGGGGAAGACGCTGCTGGCCCAGACGCTGGCGCGCATTCTCAAGGTGCCGTTCGCGATCGTCGACGCCACCGCCCTGACCGAGGCGGGCTACGTGGGTGAGGACGTCGAGAACATCCTCGTCAAGCTCCTGCAGGCGGCCGACTACAACCTGGCCGCCGCCGAGCGCGGGATCGTCTACATCGACGAGATCGACAAGGTCAGCCGCAAGAGCGACAACCCGTCGATCACGCGCGACGTCTCCGGCGAGGGCGTGCAGCAGGCCCTGCTCAAGCTGCTCGAGGGCACCGTGGCCAACGTGCCGCCGCAGGGTGGGCGGAAACACCCGCAGCAGAAGTACCTCGAGGTCGACACCAAGGACATCCTGTTCATCTGCGGTGGGGCCTTCGAGGGCCTCGACCGGGTGATCAAGCAGCGGATCGGCGAGAAGATCCTGGGATTCGAGCACGCCGACCAGAAGCCCGACCGGCTCGACCGCGGGCGCATCCTGAGCAAGCTCGACCCGAGCGACCTCATGAAGTACGGGCTGATCCCCGAGATGGTGGGGCGGATGCCGGTCATGTGCTCGCTGCAGGAGCTCGACGAGGAGTCGCTGGTCCGGATCTTGACCGAGCCGAAGAACGCGCTCACGCGCCAGTACGAGAAGCTCTTCGAGATGGAGGGCGTGGAGCTGGTGTTCGAGCCCGACGCCCTGCGGGCGGTGGCCCGGCGGGCGATCGACCGGCGCACGGGCGCGCGGGGTCTGCGGGCGATCCTCGAGGAGCTGATGCTCGAGCTCATGTACGAGATCCCGTCGAGCAAGGAGATCCTCCGCGTGGTGATCACGCGGGAGACGCTGGAGGACGGTGTCAGCCCCGACATCTACACCGACGGCGACCAGATCTACGTGAAGCAGGCCTGA